The following are encoded together in the Daphnia magna isolate NIES linkage group LG8, ASM2063170v1.1, whole genome shotgun sequence genome:
- the LOC116935317 gene encoding musculin: MFQDCNRKRFLATISKTGKRDDQLSAYLNDNKCITALPPVSSFRQPNSSCYDAASDGYNTPSPMSSESSDHHGHHMGGGHPTYGGHLGESPLPSPNQRHAVSPASAASSEEELRQRLQYFVQPPASNNSSGNYYDLRVSVKEDPERCYLSVGLPTPSSPGSPLNSHLPHMVNSPISPAPSSVHPAMGEYRNPSSNQSGSDSESTLPRSTSSASNGQKRSLKEVAPQVMKKRRLAANARERRRMNNLNSAFDRLRDVVPALGNDRQLSKYETLQMAQSYITALCELLQ; the protein is encoded by the coding sequence ATGTTCCAGGATTGCAACAGGAAGCGCTTTTTGGCCACAATCAGCAAGACAGGCAAACGCGACGACCAATTGTCGGCCTACTTGAACGACAACAAGTGCATCACTGCGCTGCCACCGGTCAGCTCCTTCCGCCAGCCGAACAGTAGCTGCTACGACGCCGCATCCGACGGTTACAACACTCCAAGCCCAATGTCTTCGGAAAGCAGTGACCACCACGGCCATCATATGGGTGGTGGGCATCCAACGTACGGCGGACACTTGGGTGAGAGTCCGTTACCATCGCCCAACCAGCGTCATGCCGTTTCACCAGCATCAGCTGCATCGTCCGAAGAGGAACTCCGTCAGCGATTGCAATATTTCGTCCAGCCGCCGGCCAGCAATAACTCATCCGGTAACTACTACGACCTGCGGGTCAGCGTCAAAGAAGATCCTGAACGCTGTTACCTGTCCGTCGGTCTACCCACACCCAGTTCTCCGGGGTCGCCATTAAACAGCCACCTGCCTCACATGGTAAATTCACCAATTAGCCCGGCTCCTTCTTCCGTCCATCCAGCCATGGGCGAATATCGAAACCCGTCGAGCAACCAAAGCGGCTCTGATTCCGAGTCGACTTTGCCGCGCAGCACGAGCAGCGCATCCAACGGTCAGAAACGTTCGCTGAAGGAAGTggcaccgcaggtgatgaagAAACGTCGATTGGCCGCCAACGCTCGTGAACGCAGACGGATGAACAACCTGAACAGCGCCTTCGACCGGCTTCGTGACGTCGTGCCCGCTCTCGGTAACGACAGACAACTCTCCAAATACGAAACGCTTCAAATGGCGCAAAGTTACATCACCGCATTATGTGAACTGCTTCAGTAA